In Leptolyngbyaceae cyanobacterium, one DNA window encodes the following:
- a CDS encoding DUF938 domain-containing protein, producing the protein MMTTPNDGRQYAPATQRNREPILGVLQWVLPENGTVLEVASGSGEHAVFFAPRLSPRKWLPSDPDSVSRESILVWQEHSPSENLYPPLDLDVRSPIWPLEIKNQPENKYLADITAIVSINMIHIAPWSACLGLMAGASRILPFGGILYLYGPFKQGGKHTAESNVAFDEMLQSQNSEWGVRNLDDVIEAAKAKDLKWLETIKMPANNLSVVFQR; encoded by the coding sequence ATGATGACAACACCTAACGATGGGCGACAATACGCCCCAGCAACGCAACGCAACCGAGAACCGATTTTAGGCGTGTTGCAATGGGTACTGCCTGAAAATGGTACTGTTTTGGAAGTAGCAAGCGGTTCTGGCGAACACGCCGTCTTTTTCGCCCCTCGCCTTTCTCCCCGCAAGTGGTTACCTTCCGACCCCGATTCCGTATCGCGAGAAAGTATCTTGGTATGGCAAGAACATTCTCCATCAGAAAATCTTTACCCCCCGCTTGACCTTGATGTGCGTTCTCCCATTTGGCCTTTAGAAATCAAAAATCAACCTGAAAATAAGTATCTGGCTGATATCACGGCGATTGTCAGCATCAATATGATTCATATCGCACCTTGGTCAGCTTGTTTGGGATTGATGGCAGGTGCATCTCGCATTCTTCCATTTGGGGGAATACTTTATTTATATGGCCCTTTTAAGCAAGGAGGGAAGCACACGGCAGAAAGTAATGTAGCTTTTGATGAAATGTTGCAAAGTCAAAATTCAGAGTGGGGTGTGCGAAACTTGGATGATGTAATAGAAGCCGCTAAAGCAAAAGACCTTAAATGGCTAGAGACTATTAAGATGCCAGCTAATAATCTTTCAGTGGTATTCCAACGGTAA